One window from the genome of Diabrotica virgifera virgifera chromosome 6, PGI_DIABVI_V3a encodes:
- the LOC114330246 gene encoding NEDD8-activating enzyme E1 regulatory subunit, translated as MSSPAPKSPEQSDKSKKYDRQLRLWGDHGQKLLEHSKVCLINATALGTEILKSLILPGIGSFTIVDGEKVTEEDIGSNFFLESDSIGTSRAQVSTQCLLELNPDVRGDFIDESPEHVMSHTQDFFNKFTVVIATALPEKVLIPLSKHLWESDVPLIVCRSIGFLGYIRLQVKEHTVIESHPDSENHDLRLLSPWRSLREHLESIDVSMLDSKTRSHTPALVILYYYLNKYKELNGGAIPKTRHEKDILRKMIRDGPVCDDGCAKILEENFEEAIRYSNTCLNPSTIPYNLQEILDDESCKKLTHDSSSFWIMCAALREFVQCEGALPVKGSLPDMAADTTSYISLQQLYHRHAELQAESVYRRASDMARDLGLPLDAITQSEVKLFCKHASELHVVRGSCVADEYERTRLDLNSYLEDPDSLMFYYVILRGLERFISEFNTYPGQFDDQVEPDVLKMKGIIGKLLSEWNCSQVLRDERVHEVCRYGGAEIHSVSAVLGGCAAHEVIKLITHQYKLLNNAFIYDAISSNSATFCL; from the exons atgtcttctCCAGCACCAAAATCTCCAGAACAATCAGATAAAAGCAAGAAATATGACCGGCAATTAAG gtTATGGGGAGATCATGGACAGAAACTTTTAGAACATTCCAAAGTTTGTCTGATAAATGCAACTGCACTCGGAACTGAAATTCtaaaaagtttaattttaccTGGTATCGGGTCATTTACCATAGTTGATGGGGAAAAGGTTACAGAAGAGGATATAGGTTCAAA TTTTTTCTTAGAAAGTGATAGCATTGGTACATCGAGAGCTCAAGTGTCCACTCAATGTCTGCTTGAACTTAATCCAGATGTAAGAGGAGATTTTATAGATGAATCTCCAGAACATGTAATGTCTCATACACAAGATTTTTTCAACAAGTTTACTGTTGTTATAGCCACTGCTCTACCTGAGAA AGTTCTTATACCACTCTCAAAACATTTATGGGAATCTGACGTTCCATTGATAGTCTGTAGGAGTATAGGTTTCTTAGGATACATTAGGCTACAAGTAAAAGAACATACAGTCATAGAATCACACCCTGATAGTGAAAATCATGATTTGAGATTACTTTCACCATGGAGATCTTTAAGGGAACATCTTGAAAGTATAGACGTTTCCATGTTGGACTCAAAAACAAGAAGTCATACTCCGGCTTTAGTTATTTTATACTACTATTTAAATAAATACAAAGAATTGAATGGAG GAGCAATTCCAAAAACTAGACACGAAAAGGACATCCTTAGAAAAATGATCAGAGATGGTCCAGTTTGTGATGACGGCTGTGCAAAAATTTTAGAAGAGAATTTTGAAGAAGCTATACGTTACTCAAATACTTGTCTGaatccttctacaataccttatAATCTACAG GAAATTTTAGATGATGAGTCTTGCAAAAAATTAACTCATGACAGCTCTTCCTTTTGGATAATGTGTGCAGCTCTCAGAGAGTTTGTACAGTGTGAAGGCGCGTTGCCAGTCAAAGGAAGTTTGCCAGATATGGCAGCTGACACAACAAGTTACATCTCCTTGCAGCAACTGTATCATCGACATGCGGAACTGCAGGCTGAATCCGTTTACAGAAGGGCATCGGACATGGCGCGAGATTTAGGATTACCTTTGGATGCTATTACTCAAAGTGAA GTGAAATTATTTTGTAAACATGCTAGTGAATTGCACGTAGTAAGAGGAAGCTGCGTAGCAGATGAATATGAACGCACTAGACTGGATCTTAATTCATATCTGGAAGATCCCGATAGCTTAATGTTCTATTACGTGATTCTGAGGGGATTGGAAAGATTTATTAGCGAATTTAATACTTATCCTGGCCAATTCGATGATCAG GTGGAACCGGATGTTCTTAAAATGAAAGGAATCATCGGAAAACTTCTTTCAGAATGGAATTGTTCTCAAGTTTTGAGAGATGAACGAGTACATGAAGTTTGCCGGTATGGAGGAGCGGAAATCCACTCAGTTTCAGCCGTTTTGGGCGGTTGTGCTGCACATGAAGTGATTAAATTGATAACACATCAGTACAAACTGTTGAATAACGCTTTCATTTACGATGCAATTAGTTCAAATTCTGCTACGTTTTGTCTTTGA